Genomic segment of Sander lucioperca isolate FBNREF2018 chromosome 20, SLUC_FBN_1.2, whole genome shotgun sequence:
cataaGAGAAAAGTTTTAAATCCATACAATTGATAGCAAACAATTCATCTTCTGTCGATGGGTTAAGCATGGCAGCTctacaaaaaaaatgcaacaaaagttTGTCACTTTGTTTTCCTGGAGTCAGAAAATGTGTAACTCAATGCAAATAAGGAAACTTTTCCAAGTAATAGTGAAGTGTTGATAAGGAATGTAAATATCCTGGTTTGTACTGTATGAAGTAAATATCTGTTTGCTGctgttatttattcattataaCCTTCAGTGGCTGTAGAAGAGATCCCATCTAACATTAGAATTTAATCAGCATGAATATATTAAATCTCTGCGGGACTCATGTTGCTGAGGTGAAATAATCTTTCTGTTGCAGACCCCATCTGAAACAAATACTTTCTTGTTGCTATTTGAAAATgagtttcttagcatatgttcttCTCTGTGTCCCCTGAAGGTGGCGTCAGTGAGGACAGATGTGCGCAGGATGGACGGCCTGCAGTCTGAGCTGGAGTCTCTGCTGACTCAGCTGGCGGCGCTGGACGACAAGACCACGCAGGTGGAGCAAAGCATGATCAAACGCATCGGGGATGTGCTGGTCAGCAGCATTGACCGGGTCTCAAATCTCCGCGCTGTGTCCGAACGCAACACTGAGGCCATAGAGCAGCTCCGCAGGCGCATCCCTGAACTCACCGCCGCTGACAAACAGATCTCAGAGCGCTTGAGAGAGCTAGAGAGTAGCAGAGCTCGTCTGATAAGAACAGTGACTTTTGCCAGCGACCTTAAACCAAAAGTTGCTGCTATTAAGAGGGACTTTGGGGCGTTTGAGCCTCAGCTGTCAGACCTGACTCTGCGGATAGGAAGACTAGCAGAGGATCTTATGAAGAGAGAGCAGGAGGTTGCTGAGCTTAGACAGACACTGGCTAACCTCACTGCAGTAGAGGGAGATTTAAGTGTTACAACTAAACAGGTTAGTGAAATAGCTGATATGTCTGATATTGGAGAGATGCACCGGCCAACATGAGGAACACACTTCTTCAACAACCTCCAGATCAAGGTTTTCTTCTTTTGGCTTTTTCTCAGCAATTGCATCTGTCACACTACTGTTTGAAgattttactgaaataaatattttcattacaaattaaataaaaatgaaacttttttttttttacaaaaactttgaTTTAAAGCACAAAGCTAGTAACCCATTAAGAAGTACGAGTGTGAACAATCTGGCAGCTAGTCTGGTAGCATTCCTTAATGTAACATGTTTTTCAAGTTTGCTTGTGGTTAAACCAGCTTAAGTTGGCTCCTGacaatcatttattttcttcttcctttAGAGCTTTTCATGTGTATTGGTGGTGTCGGAGGTTGTGGCAATATGGCGGAAATTACATATATTTTGGCATCCATATGGCAatttatgtaggcatatagtaTGGGCACAAAATATTGGCTTGggggaatagtttgacattttgggaaatacacattCACTTTTTTGCCGAGAGTTATAGACTCCACTCTCATGTCTTTAcggtaaatataaagctacagctaGCAGACTGGAAAAAGAGGGTAATGGCTACTTATGTTACTAGGCTATAGCAAGTGTTACTGGTCCTAGCCAAGAAAACGTCACCTTAACCAATGAGGTGTTTTAAAACTTGAGAttccagtttattttttaaccaaAGCTATGTTGTAAGAATAGTTCCTTGCATTTGCTGGCCGCACTACATTccttaaatggttcaaaacACAACTGCAGCCCCGGGTGTTCAACGAGGAAGCACGTTGCTGCCGAACACCTGAAAGAGGAAAATGACATGTTACTGCTGTTTGCAGATTAAAGAGCTCAGAATGTGGTATTCAGTCTTAATGATGTGGAAAATCATCTGCTCGACTCCACAGCAAAGTTTTACATGCGTAATATCCCTTGTCAGAGATTATAAATAATGTGGTGCTGCTTAATAAATTGTGCTTTATGTGAGAGGATCatttgttgtttaaaaaaactcGTAAAGAAACATTCATTCACAGCTTTAGGTCAACAAGAGTTTTTATTCTTGTAAAAAACACGTAGTGAGTAAACAAAGAAGTGCTCCAAAAGAGCTTATTATTGCATTAGTTTggtttttaaaaagaaacagcCTTGGCACAGaaaattgaacaaaacaaaacattaggaacaaaaaataactacagtgcagaatgaatgtgGATTTGAATTCACAGATCAGCAATACAGCTCTGCCTCTCCCTCCTGACCTAACTCCTCGCATTGGCTACTTTTCTGCTAAAATGTTCAACATCGTGACGTCAACCGTCAAACATGAGAAACATCTCTTCACGAAAACAGTAAGTGGGTTATGGTCACCCTTTGGGAATCATCATTGTCCGTGTTTGGGTATCCTGATGTGACATTGCTAACTCTAACTCCCTACTTTTCCTCCTTGTCAATAGATAAACCCGCCAGTGTCTGTGTAGTCTCCTGCAGAGCTTTCTGAAGAGCAGAAATAGCCTGATCGTGGCCTTCTAGCTTGGCTGCTTTGCTTTCCAAGCCATCTACCATGCTTCTTAAGCTCTGTAGCTGCTCTGGCtttatgctgctgctgctgctgtcctccAGAGCAGTGAGCCTGTTCTCCAAGTCCACCACCTGCTGACCCAGGCTGGAGTCTTTGGACAGCAGCTTGGTCTGGGCACCGCccagagcagccatgttggactGGAGCTCCCCAAAACTGCTTTTTAGTTCCTCCATCTCCTGCTCCATGCCAGTTTTGACTTTCTCCACAGCCTGCCCCTGTGCGGCCAGAGTGCTTTCATGGCTGTCGTATTTGGCGAATAGGGATTCCATTTTGGAGGTGATGTCTGATACTGATGCTGACAGCGAATCTCCGCTCTCTTCCGTTGTTTTAACTCTGGCTTCTAGGTCGTCTGATCTTTTCTGGAACTGAGCGACCGCTGCGTTGACCTCTTTCTCCACGCGACCAGCAGTATCAGCGGCCTGCTCCACGCCGCTCTCCAGTGTCATGCTTTTGTCCTTCAGTGCCTTGACATCAGCCTCTGCTGCAGACAGGGACTGCCTCAGATTTCCAATAGTCTCTTGCAAGACTAACCTCACTGTTTCAACTTCCTGGGACAGTGAGGCTACTTCCTGGTTACGGGTGTGGAGCTCTGACCTCACAGCACCTACCTGCTCC
This window contains:
- the LOC116059971 gene encoding inhibitor of nuclear factor kappa-B kinase-interacting protein isoform X2, producing MPTELKQRKKSQKHSDEVSGTSAANGKDEELKVKTEAGNNAGANKTSSSLDIRSIMCLLSLAACGALSWVVLQQNERFSEIEEKYKSLHGKTSSLFDMEEEVLKVSKKCESVQLMLEGLGGQRGALRPQLEGLEQDVSRLKEWASGLNEKQAQLQTSLTSLRDAVGQIEGRTSAIAKDLANKVASVRTDVRRMDGLQSELESLLTQLAALDDKTTQVEQSMIKRIGDVLVSSIDRVSNLRAVSERNTEAIEQLRRRIPELTAADKQISERLRELESSRARLIRTVTFASDLKPKVAAIKRDFGAFEPQLSDLTLRIGRLAEDLMKREQEVAELRQTLANLTAVEGDLSVTTKQVSEIADMSDIGEMHRPT
- the ckap4 gene encoding cytoskeleton-associated protein 4 — translated: MTAKNRHKNSSSEKSAASSQDDASKKSQKSTSNGLSGPGPQGPRSGSCLGFVANLVFYITLIGAAGFAAFYLQQVVEEMRQTSARHEESARQNAELSGKLESVVQQVESLSSVVDGLESSLGVTRVEMEGAISRMKRGEVETRRVEEALQRLQNDLLRDLSEGINEVKEARERDFSSLETTVEERLAEVSQSITASVAEFTEAQGETQSQLADLKARLGDMEDPALIKQELSAIVDAVAEIKTAKEEADASADSFREQVGAVRSELHTRNQEVASLSQEVETVRLVLQETIGNLRQSLSAAEADVKALKDKSMTLESGVEQAADTAGRVEKEVNAAVAQFQKRSDDLEARVKTTEESGDSLSASVSDITSKMESLFAKYDSHESTLAAQGQAVEKVKTGMEQEMEELKSSFGELQSNMAALGGAQTKLLSKDSSLGQQVVDLENRLTALEDSSSSSIKPEQLQSLRSMVDGLESKAAKLEGHDQAISALQKALQETTQTLAGLSIDKEEK